The genomic stretch TAAAGAAAGAATTGTATTAATTGCAGGAAATAAAACAGATACTTCAGTAATAACAAACCATATCAATTCTAAAAATTATAAAAAACTAGAAGAAGAATTACTTAAAAATTTATGGTACAGTTCGTCAAACGAAATGGAGCATTTTAGACGCTTTTGGTTTGAAAACTTTAATAAAAAGCCAAGTTTTAAACCCAATTATATTTTACCAAATATTACTTCTATAATTAGATGTTTAAAAAATGGTAATGGACTTGCATTAGTTCCTGATTTTTTATGTGAAGAACAAATTTTAAAAAAGGAAATAAAATTAGTTTGGAAAGGTAAAATTAAGACAGAAAACACCTTATATTTTGCATTAAGAACAGACTTAAAATATAAAAAAGAATTAGATGTTATTAGAAAAATATTCACATCAAAATTAAAATAATTACCTAATAATTAAAGCACTACACTTAACACTTAGCTTACAATTTATAAACTTTTTAATAAGAATTAACTTACTTTTTTTTCATTATTAATTTACCATAACAAAACACAGTGTCTGTAAGTTTGATAAACTATATACAGAATGCGTTTGCGTACATTTTATTTAACCTTACATAACTATAAGTATCTTCTAAATACTTTATGTAACCAAAGAATAACTTCTAAACATTTACCTTTTTAAGATGAAAAAAAACAAAAAACGTAAGTTAGACTATGTTGTAATTTCTGATGTGCATTTAGGCACTTATGGCTGTAAAGCGGCAGAATTATTAAACTATTTAAAATCTATAGATCCAAAAGTTTTAATACTTAACGGAGACATTATAGACATATGGCAATTTAACAAACGTTATTTTCCTAAATCTCATATGAATGTAATTAAACACATTACCGGACTACTTTCTAAGGGAACAGAAGTGTATTACATTACCGGAAATCATGACGAAATGCTTAGAAAATTTAAAGGTTTTCAATTGGGGAATTTTAAAATTTTGAACAAACTTGTTTTAGATATTGATGATAAAAAAACATGGGTTTTTCATGGTGATGTTTTTGATGTAACCATGAAACATTCGAAATGGCTGGCGAAATTAGGCGGTAAAGGCTACGATTTACTTATTTTGATTAACACATTTATAAATTGGATTAGTAGATTATTAGGTTACGGAAAACTATCCTTATCAAAAAAAATTAAAAACAGTGTAAAAAGTGCTGTAAAATTCATCAATCATTTTGAAGAAACCGCTTCTGATATTGCAATTGATAACAACTACGATTATGTAGTTTGTGGTCATATTCATCAACCAGAAATAAGAGAAATTGCGAACGCTAAAGGAAAAACAACTTACTTAAACTCTGGTGATTGGATAGAAAATTTAACTGCATTAGAATATAAGAAAAAGCAATGGACTTTATACGAATATAATAAAGATGAAATTGTAAAAAACAATACAGTAAAGTTATCTAAAAAAGAGTTAAAAGCTTTAAAAAAACAAGATTCTCAAAACTTTATTTTTAATGAATTTTTAAAAGAATTTGACATAAAAAAACCGGTAAAATAATTTATGAAGATATTATACGCTATACAAGGTACAGGAAACGGACATTTAACCAGAGCAAAAGAAATTATACCAATTTTACAACAAAAAGGAGATTTAGATATATTATTAAGTGGTAACGAAAATAATATTCCGTTGGGTTTTGATGTAAAATACAATTTAAAAGGTTTAAATTTTACTTTTGGTAAAAACGGTGGAATAGACTTTATAGCGAGTTATAAAAAAATGAATTTATATCGATTTTATAAAGAAATAAAAAACTTACCTGTAAAAGATTACGACCTAATTATAAATGATTTTGAACCAGTTTCTGCTTGGGCTGCTCGGTTAAATAATGTAAACATCATTTCTTTAAGTCATCAAAATGCTGTTTTAGACGCAGCTTCACCAAAAATAGGTAAATTTAAAATTGAAAAGCTAATTTTAAAATATTATGCACCTTCTAAAGTAAGATTTGGCTTTCATTTTAACAGTTATAGTTCAGCAATATTTTTGCCAATTATCAGAAAAAAAATAAGACACAAAACAGTAAAAAACAAAGGCCATTTTACTGTCTATTTACCTTCTTATCATCATGATAAAATAGCAAAAATACTTTCTAAAATTCCGATTGTAAAATGGCATATTTTTTCTAAGGATACTACGAAATTAATCTTCGAGAAAAATATTACTATTTTTCCTGTTAACGAATTTGATTTTATAAAAAGTATGGCAAGTTCTAGTGGTGTCTTGTGTGGTGCGGGATTCGAAACACCTTCTGAAGCCTTATTTTTAAAGAAAAGGTTAATGGTTATACCTATGAAAAATCAATATGAACAACAATGCAACGCACTTGCGCTAAAAGAAATGGGGGTTCATACAATAAAAAAACTAAGTAAAAAACAGGTGCCTAAAATTGCAAAATGG from Polaribacter marinaquae encodes the following:
- a CDS encoding glycosyltransferase family protein yields the protein MKILYAIQGTGNGHLTRAKEIIPILQQKGDLDILLSGNENNIPLGFDVKYNLKGLNFTFGKNGGIDFIASYKKMNLYRFYKEIKNLPVKDYDLIINDFEPVSAWAARLNNVNIISLSHQNAVLDAASPKIGKFKIEKLILKYYAPSKVRFGFHFNSYSSAIFLPIIRKKIRHKTVKNKGHFTVYLPSYHHDKIAKILSKIPIVKWHIFSKDTTKLIFEKNITIFPVNEFDFIKSMASSSGVLCGAGFETPSEALFLKKRLMVIPMKNQYEQQCNALALKEMGVHTIKKLSKKQVPKIAKWIRSENIIEVNYADTTEDLLEALLLPYYKSSSLPTILS
- a CDS encoding UDP-2,3-diacylglucosamine diphosphatase, with the protein product MKKNKKRKLDYVVISDVHLGTYGCKAAELLNYLKSIDPKVLILNGDIIDIWQFNKRYFPKSHMNVIKHITGLLSKGTEVYYITGNHDEMLRKFKGFQLGNFKILNKLVLDIDDKKTWVFHGDVFDVTMKHSKWLAKLGGKGYDLLILINTFINWISRLLGYGKLSLSKKIKNSVKSAVKFINHFEETASDIAIDNNYDYVVCGHIHQPEIREIANAKGKTTYLNSGDWIENLTALEYKKKQWTLYEYNKDEIVKNNTVKLSKKELKALKKQDSQNFIFNEFLKEFDIKKPVK